One Pullulanibacillus sp. KACC 23026 DNA segment encodes these proteins:
- a CDS encoding sulfotransferase domain-containing protein: MKTIYLHIGYHKTATTFLQRIIFPKLKQLNYINKTGEALKRMNQIRTKKLTKKEIESFRKFINKKDNGKPILISNEGFSGNPLHSKKTKKQFEVLEDLRKIFPPSEFDVHIIVGIREQVSLLTSLYLQYIKMGGVLDGSSFIEHCQQIGVLENFNFFHTLHKIEELFGRDRMYVMVYERFRDQFRDELLQLLNYMGEKEIPVYKDEEQLRNKSLGQLQLTVTRRLNKLFKTSFNPQGKFSFIEVPGLGTLTPRRLIQNKWSNRIHYKSYRFPMDRQTAIKERYETGNRRLSEVYNISLPENYYSGTTENEN, translated from the coding sequence ATGAAGACCATTTATCTGCATATTGGTTACCATAAAACAGCTACAACCTTTTTACAGCGCATTATTTTTCCAAAACTGAAGCAGCTTAATTACATAAACAAGACCGGTGAAGCCTTAAAAAGAATGAATCAAATTCGGACGAAAAAGCTTACTAAAAAAGAGATCGAGTCGTTTAGGAAATTTATTAACAAAAAGGATAATGGAAAGCCCATTTTAATATCGAATGAAGGGTTTTCAGGAAATCCTCTACATAGCAAAAAAACAAAGAAGCAATTTGAGGTGTTAGAGGATTTGCGAAAGATTTTCCCTCCCTCAGAGTTTGATGTTCATATAATAGTTGGCATTCGCGAGCAAGTCTCTCTCCTCACGTCTCTTTATTTACAATATATAAAAATGGGCGGGGTTCTTGACGGAAGTTCGTTCATCGAGCATTGTCAGCAAATAGGAGTGCTAGAAAACTTCAATTTTTTTCATACCCTGCATAAAATTGAAGAATTATTTGGCCGGGATCGTATGTATGTCATGGTCTATGAAAGGTTTCGCGATCAGTTTCGAGATGAATTGCTCCAACTGTTAAATTATATGGGTGAGAAAGAAATACCTGTGTACAAGGATGAGGAACAGCTTCGAAATAAAAGCCTTGGACAACTTCAATTAACGGTCACCAGAAGACTCAATAAACTTTTTAAAACATCGTTTAATCCTCAAGGGAAGTTCTCTTTCATTGAGGTGCCTGGACTAGGAACGCTCACTCCAAGACGACTTATTCAAAATAAATGGAGTAACAGGATTCATTATAAAAGTTACCGGTTTCCCATGGATAGGCAAACTGCGATCAAAGAAAGGTATGAAACCGGAAATAGGCGACTGTCAGAGGTCTATAACATAAGCTTGCCAGAGAATTATTACAGTGGGACAACAGAAAATGAAAATTAG
- a CDS encoding Na-translocating system protein MpsC family protein has protein sequence MNQDLLNKLSSYISKLLRSTFGRGPESCRCTINGKFMVTYINGFISAMEEVLINQGQDDQVKKARNAIMNHVLDEVKGYLESSIGIDIEFYYHDWNFPSNSGMIFFVFNQELKAEVIQSKVNLAELEKEVARISMLVQKVPDKINIHGISSSIYVVERRGILIPIEKALINKGFKDELIITKDSIEKSYFFRYGKFEDIFHKEVKDIFIDWDLKADKSIMSFVLKT, from the coding sequence ATGAACCAAGACCTCCTGAATAAGTTAAGCAGCTACATCAGTAAGTTATTAAGAAGTACATTTGGAAGGGGACCGGAGTCCTGCCGTTGTACGATTAATGGGAAATTTATGGTCACTTATATAAACGGTTTTATATCCGCAATGGAAGAAGTCTTAATCAATCAGGGACAGGATGATCAGGTTAAAAAGGCTCGTAATGCAATCATGAACCATGTTCTCGATGAAGTTAAAGGTTATCTAGAATCTTCTATAGGCATTGACATTGAATTCTATTATCATGATTGGAATTTTCCAAGCAATTCTGGAATGATCTTTTTTGTTTTTAACCAAGAGCTAAAAGCGGAAGTAATTCAATCCAAAGTCAATTTAGCAGAACTCGAAAAGGAAGTTGCCCGTATTAGCATGCTCGTTCAAAAAGTACCAGATAAAATTAATATACACGGGATTTCTTCCTCCATCTATGTTGTTGAGCGAAGAGGTATCTTGATTCCAATTGAAAAAGCTTTAATAAACAAAGGCTTTAAAGATGAGTTGATAATAACAAAGGATAGTATAGAAAAATCCTATTTTTTCAGATATGGTAAATTTGAGGATATTTTTCATAAGGAAGTTAAAGATATCTTTATTGACTGGGATCTTAAAGCGGATAAATCGATTATGAGTTTTGTTTTAAAAACATGA
- a CDS encoding xanthine dehydrogenase family protein molybdopterin-binding subunit → MEYVGKSVIRKEAFDKVTGKAKYTNDYGDQGTLHAKMLISPYAHAAITSIDFSEAWKVPGVKAILGDEPFPLVGEAIKDRPPIAYKKVRYHGEPVAVVVADNLISAKRAVAAIKVTYEPLPVVNSPREAFQKQAHLVHEHIERYEKNESVYPVPGTNIANFTKIRKGDLEKGYLESDVTAEFNVSFNPSDHAAMETRSSTAEIKADGTVVITASSQAPFAIKRLMNWYFGIESGKVIVNTPLVGGAYGGKASIQLEVIAYLASKAVGGRPVKLTNTREEDMITSPVHIGLDATIKLGATKEGLLKAAEITFLFDGGAYSDKAVDISVAGAVDCTGPYRIDNVWCNSYCLYTNHPYPGAFRGYSHSEVLFAFERTMDVLAEKLNMDPLELRSINAILPGDTSPTQVPLTASTLGNLSECIKRLKELMHWEDGQKSEVKGRKVRVKGVCCIWKNSTFDTDATSGVILTFNPDGSINLMSGVVEIGTGTKTVLAQILAEQMKMDVQQIHVKMLVDTQTTPEHWKTVGSRGTFMAGRAVIEAAKDAKRQLKERAAFVLRSNVEDLEVANGKVFQAEHPEVSIDIKDIAYGYTFPNGQTIGGEIIAKGTYTYTNATHLDPETGKGNPGPEWSVGAQGVEVELDTRDYTYRIIKAYSVIDVGGVLNEKAALGQVMGAMSMGLAFGGRETFVIDRYGRVLNPQLRTYRPLRYGEQPEYVVEFVKTPCKEAPYGARAVGEQGLIGMPAALGNCLSTAIGVQLRSLPLIPEQLWRASKEKQHASI, encoded by the coding sequence TTGGAATACGTTGGGAAGAGTGTCATTCGAAAAGAAGCCTTTGATAAAGTAACGGGTAAGGCGAAGTACACGAATGATTATGGTGACCAAGGCACACTTCATGCGAAAATGCTGATCAGTCCTTATGCGCATGCTGCGATTACATCCATTGATTTTTCTGAAGCTTGGAAAGTCCCAGGAGTGAAGGCTATATTAGGGGATGAACCTTTTCCGTTAGTAGGGGAAGCGATTAAGGATAGACCTCCTATTGCCTATAAAAAAGTAAGGTATCATGGAGAACCTGTGGCGGTGGTTGTAGCGGATAATCTCATTTCAGCCAAAAGGGCAGTGGCTGCTATTAAAGTGACGTATGAGCCCCTTCCTGTTGTTAATTCACCCCGTGAGGCTTTTCAGAAACAGGCACATCTAGTCCATGAACACATAGAACGATATGAGAAAAATGAAAGTGTTTACCCAGTTCCAGGGACTAATATAGCTAATTTCACCAAAATTAGAAAGGGAGATCTAGAAAAGGGGTATTTGGAAAGCGATGTGACGGCCGAATTTAACGTGTCTTTTAACCCATCTGACCATGCGGCTATGGAAACGAGAAGTTCAACAGCAGAGATTAAGGCAGACGGAACGGTCGTGATTACGGCTTCTTCACAGGCCCCTTTTGCCATTAAACGATTAATGAATTGGTATTTTGGGATTGAATCGGGTAAAGTCATCGTGAATACACCGCTTGTTGGCGGCGCTTATGGAGGGAAGGCCTCTATTCAGCTAGAAGTGATTGCTTATCTGGCATCAAAAGCAGTTGGAGGCAGACCCGTAAAATTAACGAACACAAGGGAAGAAGATATGATTACTTCTCCTGTTCATATTGGGCTTGATGCCACCATTAAGCTTGGCGCAACGAAGGAGGGCCTGCTCAAGGCGGCCGAAATTACGTTTCTTTTTGATGGCGGAGCCTACTCGGATAAAGCGGTAGATATTAGTGTTGCAGGTGCAGTGGATTGCACAGGCCCTTATCGGATTGACAATGTCTGGTGCAATTCTTATTGCCTTTATACGAATCATCCGTATCCAGGTGCTTTTAGAGGGTATAGTCATTCAGAAGTCCTATTTGCATTTGAAAGGACTATGGATGTACTAGCTGAAAAACTGAACATGGACCCACTTGAGCTTCGTTCTATAAATGCCATTTTACCTGGGGATACATCGCCGACACAAGTGCCGTTGACTGCGAGTACATTAGGGAATTTATCCGAATGCATTAAGCGATTAAAAGAATTAATGCATTGGGAAGACGGCCAGAAGTCCGAAGTTAAGGGCAGGAAGGTGAGAGTAAAGGGCGTTTGCTGTATCTGGAAAAATTCAACTTTTGATACCGATGCGACATCGGGCGTCATCTTAACCTTTAACCCAGACGGGAGCATTAATTTGATGTCGGGTGTTGTTGAGATTGGAACAGGGACAAAGACCGTTCTGGCACAGATTCTAGCCGAACAAATGAAAATGGATGTCCAACAAATCCATGTCAAAATGCTCGTAGATACACAAACAACCCCCGAGCACTGGAAGACGGTCGGAAGCCGCGGTACCTTTATGGCTGGGAGAGCGGTAATTGAAGCGGCTAAGGATGCGAAGCGTCAGTTAAAGGAGCGGGCGGCCTTTGTGCTTCGCTCAAATGTCGAGGACTTGGAAGTGGCAAACGGCAAAGTCTTCCAAGCCGAACACCCCGAGGTGAGTATTGATATAAAAGATATTGCGTATGGTTATACCTTTCCTAATGGTCAAACAATCGGTGGTGAGATCATAGCAAAAGGAACTTATACGTATACCAATGCGACCCATTTGGACCCGGAAACAGGGAAAGGGAACCCTGGTCCCGAATGGTCAGTCGGTGCGCAAGGTGTTGAAGTCGAGCTGGATACGCGTGACTATACGTACCGCATTATAAAGGCCTATTCCGTTATTGATGTTGGGGGAGTACTTAATGAAAAGGCCGCTCTCGGCCAAGTGATGGGGGCCATGAGTATGGGGCTGGCTTTTGGCGGGAGAGAGACCTTTGTTATCGATCGCTATGGGAGAGTTTTAAATCCTCAACTCCGAACTTACCGGCCGCTTCGCTATGGTGAGCAGCCAGAGTATGTCGTCGAATTTGTCAAAACGCCATGTAAAGAAGCGCCTTATGGTGCAAGGGCAGTTGGCGAGCAGGGCTTGATTGGCATGCCGGCCGCTCTTGGCAATTGTTTATCCACGGCAATAGGTGTTCAATTGCGTTCCTTA